From Pleuronectes platessa chromosome 17, fPlePla1.1, whole genome shotgun sequence, one genomic window encodes:
- the ylpm1 gene encoding YLP motif-containing protein 1, with protein sequence MYPSWGNYAGSHSQNYGGSGPRKPPGAAPAAGFGGFEAPSGALFSSLQEQHLQQMQQLQMLHQKQLQSVLHHGNSAGAYGGGYPGSQWDSEAPGHIEGSTGAQTYGTQDGTPAPPTRAPPAPMPGHQQPPPPPPQPHVAEQQPCPPPPEPPSAKPPENNDGFKEANKKDGSMTEDDKSSALQDQQQRWYKQHLQNLQRLKQEKAKQNQKEGDGHVLPPPGHAVPPPPPSEPPRNAPPPPPPRDDPPAPPPPPDETGPEDPHDPVEAARLQQLQVAAAQWQHVQQQRAGLQYQALMQQHEKLQQILEKYQQLIQQPADLQSMSPEMQLRHYENQQQQFTPLFQDWDRSFVLWYEQFKTYPHKDQLQDYEHQWKQWQEQMNATNAHLQERVAALSAMVPFPSGQYNSGMMGQYGQFPAQDMKMQQQSLNVGIQHSTGAVGPRSQGPLPTGFGPQQESPAGPPVRGIGPAGVQPSGPPTIQPPSFNSAQGPRFDQPQQRFDGPPRFDQSQQRSDGPPRFDQSQQRSDGPPRFDQSQQRSDGPPRFDQSQQRSDGPQRFDQPQQRSDGPPRFDQPQQRSDGPPRFDQSQQRSDGPQRFDQPQQCSDGPQRFDQPQQRSDGPPSFDQPQQRSDGPPRFDQPQQSSDGPPRFNQPQQRSDGPPRFNQPQQRSDGPPRFDQPQQRSDGPPRFNQPQQRFDGPPRFNQPQHRFDGPPRFNQPQQRFDGPPRFDQPQQRFDGPPPFDQPRQQFDGPPRFDQPRQRFNGPPRFDQSRQRFDGPPRFGQQPRFEQPPRNPGPSPRFERPPLPQQKPHQGTQLKAEMVSKTPLGVDSKKTEKSDVQPQSEKDNSKSRPDGKAKGVDLADDNLLENEGFFVQNDPIPQTLQTNKNVKEPDSNKPSVDGVNPEPLKKKPSVTVSSSTVASKTTAPDTASKSQEKLVNNKTPMVQKPPGIKQEPKASGQMQTRPEPPRPIPGRGRGQPPVPVQVPGRGRGQRGRGVFTGANTVPLGEEMAGMSYDYMPPEEDSRIPEDQEESHWEDPSYAEFACEDSEAPTEEMWMPEEDHFQTEEEYYEEPIGGMPMGRGRPPMMRGRPPMMRGGPSMMRGGPPIGRGGPPMMRGGPPMGRGGPPMMRGGPHMGRGGPHMGRGGPPMGRGGPPMGRGGPPMGRGGGPPMGRGDPMDMHWEGPESAEYSEEVDPYWGERRPLMRGMRPPFPPGRGRPPRGHPGFLHQGRGRPHHPPHGPMDHDPLGHGMDTDDPEADAAGHPMYHGHDPHSHPMHPDVGRGRRVPPPHHEMMDSMEEHMYDEGMDGWQPPHGRGPPPPPHELIDRGGVRRRPMGRGMWRPGPTHEKFEEGYNKGFVEDYGHGVDRFSWRPPQDGPPNEAKYYESEWDRDRALPERDYPPHRPPSETFRDGHWPEEKEKGPPYQFDEHERGRGELRIREYREEPPFRQEEPPFQPSPSSEWDRSSRLLQAPERGYPPEFEDRRPRYDEHREELSSDKRQPPAPTAPVTNLPESSVEQASGAAGANVLALSQRQHEIILKAAQELKLIRELQEGKNPGPEPQPAPSDILPDLPAGLLGLEIPPDVRNVLKGMSAAGLTATTEPVSWDSKHSARDYQPALPSAHKASMIPKTVEYGHGHEPGATVERMSYGERIVLRPDPVQSDRGYDKEPLGLRDPYGRDPYYERRSDPYMDRREYSRERDLYREKPPPEYERDRFERERYPPRERDDRSPLAPHIRSALRDREWDLRDRDRSGSRDRDEHYGRPGYDRPPYERASLDRSGPERYSHSTSPYAERRSYPEDRGPPVAPPLPPPPQPPPRVEKKPEIKNIDDLLKPPGRLSRPERIVIIMRGLPGSGKSHVAKLIRDKEVDCGGAPPRVLVLDDYFMTETEKVAKDPDTGRRVKSKGLEYEYEPEMEDTYRSSMLKTFKKTLDDGFFPFIILDTVNDRVKHFDQFWSAAKTKGFEVYLSEITADNQTCSKRNVHGRSLKDITKMSNNWEPSPRHMVRLDVRSLLQDAAIEEVEMEDFNPDDEPKEPKREEEEEGDLGYIPKSKWEMDTSEAKLDKLDGLGSSGKRKREGEHAADLEDYLQLPDDYATRMSEPGKKRVRWADLEEQKEADRKRAIGFVVGQTDWERITDGSGQLAQKALNRTKYF encoded by the exons ATGTACCCCTCCTGGGGCAATTACGCTGGTTCTCATTCGCAAAACTATGGAGGTTCCGGGCCTCGTAAGCCTCCGGGTGCCGCCCCTGCCGCGGGATTCGGCGGCTTCGAAGCCCCGTCCGGCG CGCTGTTCTCCAGTCTCCAGGAGCAGCACCTccagcagatgcagcagctgcagatgctGCACCAGAAGCAGCTCCAGTCGGTGTTGCATCACGGTAACAGCGCCGGGGCGTACGGTGGTGGGTACCCGGGCTCCCAGTGGGACTCCGAGGCTCCGGGACATATAGAGGGTAGCACTGGAGCTCAGACCTACGGGACACAAGACGGGACCCCGGCCCCTCCGACCAGAGCTCCCCCTGCTCCCATGCCGGGTCACCAGCAGCCGCCTCCGCCGCCACCACAGCCGCACGTTGCAGAGCAACAaccgtgtcctcctcctccggagCCTCCGTCAGCAAAGCCCCCGGAGAATAACGATGGTTTCAAAGAGGCCAACAAGAAGGATGGGTCCATGACGGAAGACGACAAATCTTCAGCCTTACAG GATCAACAGCAACGTTGGTACAAACAGCATCTTCAGAATCTACAGAGGTTGAAGCAAGAGAAAGCCAAACAGAATCAAAAAGAGGGTGATGGCCATGTGCTGCCACCCCCAGGTCACGCagttcctcctccgcctccgtCAGAACCACCAAGAAACGCACCACCTCCACCCCCACCAAGAGATGaccctccagcacctcctcctccacctgacgAAACAGGG CCTGAAGACCCACATGACCCGGTGGAGGCTGCCCGCCTCCAGCAGTTACAAGTTGCAGCAGCACAGTGGCAGCATGTGCAACAGCAGAGAGCAGGCTTACAATACCAGGCTCTGATGCAACAGCATGAGAAGCTTCAGCAGATCCTGGAGAAATACCAACAGCTGATTCAGCAACCAGCAGACCTTCAG TCAATGTCTCCTGAAATGCAGCTGAGGCACTATgaaaatcaacaacaacagttCACCCCCTTATTTCAAGACTGGGATCGCTCATTTGTCCTGTGGTATGAGCAGTTCAAGACCTATCCCCACAAAGACCAACTGCAGGACTATGAGCACCAATGGAAGCAGTGGCAGGAGCAGATGAATGCCACCAATGCCCACCTTCAAGAAAGGGTGGCCGCTCTGTCTGCCATGGTGCCATTTCCCTCAGGCCAGTATAATAGTGGGATGATGGGACAATATGGCCAGTTCCCTGCACAAGACATGAAAATGCAGCAGCAGTCACTAAATGTGGGTATACAGCACTCTACAGGTGCTGTTGGTCCCAGATCTCAAGGTCCACTGCCTACTGGGTTTGGGCCACAACAGGAATCACCTGCTGGACCCCCTGTGAGAGGAATTGGCCCCGCAGGAGTACAACCTTCAGGTCCCCCCACAATTCAACCACCAAGCTTCAACAGTGCACAAGGTCCACG ATTTGACCAGCCACAGCAGCGCTTTGATGGTCCCCCAAGGTTCGACCAGTCCCAGCAGCGCTCTGATGGTCCCCCAAGGTTCGACCAGTCCCAGCAGCGCTCTGATGGTCCCCCAAGGTTCGACCAGTCCCAGCAGCGCTCTGATGGTCCCCCAAGGTTCGACCAGTCCCAGCAGCGCTCTGATGGTCCCCAAAGGTTCGACCAGCCACAGCAGCGCTCTGATGGTCCCCCAAGGTTCGACCAGCCACAGCAGCGCTCTGATGGTCCCCCAAGGTTCGACCAGTCCCAGCAGCGCTCTGATGGTCCCCAAAGGTTCGACCAGCCACAGCAGTGCTCTGATGGTCCCCAAAGGTTCGACCAGCCACAGCAGCGCTCTGATGGTCCCCCAAGTTTTGACCAGCCACAGCAGCGCTCTGATGGTCCCCCAAGGTTCGACCAGCCACAGCAGAGCTCTGATGGTCCCCCAAGGTTCAACCAGCCACAGCAGCGCTCTGATGGTCCCCCAAGGTTCAACCAGCCCCAGCAGCGCTCTGATGGTCCCCCAAGGTTCGACCAACCACAGCAGCGCTCTGATGGTCCCCCAAGGTTCAACCAGCCCCAGCAGCGCTTTGATGGTCCCCCAAGGTTCAACCAACCACAACACCGCTTTGATGGTCCCCCAAGATTCAACCAACCACAGCAGCGTTTTGATGGTCCCCCAAGGTTTGACCAGCCACAGCAGCGTTTTGATGGTCCTCCACCGTTTGACCAACCACGGCAGCAATTTGATGGTCCTCCCAGATTTGACCAACCACGGCAGCGCTTTAATGGTCCTCCCAGATTTGACCAATCACGGCAGCGCTTTGATGGTCCCCCTCGATTTGGGCAGCAGCCAAGGTTTGAGCAACCCCCTAGGAATCCTGGCCCTTCACCTCGTTTTGAGCGCCCACCTTTGCCACAGCAAAAGCCACATCAAGGTACCCAACTTAAAGCAGAAATGGTCTCTAAAACACCTTTAGGCGTGGACTCcaagaaaactgaaaaatctgATGTGCAACCACAATCTGAAAAAGATAATAGCAAATCAAGGCCAGATGGTAAGGCCAAAGGTGTAGACTTGGCAGATGACAACTTGCTTGAAAATGAAGGTTTTTTTGTCCAAAATGACCCCATTCCTCAGAcattacagacaaacaaaaatgtcaagGAGCCAGATTCCAATAAACCGTCTGTTGATGGCGTAAATCCCGAACCTCTTAAAAAAAAGCCTTCAGTAactgtttcttcttctactgtggCATCAAAAACGACTGCTCCTGATACAGCCAGCAAATCACAGGAAAAATTGGTAAACAACAAAACCCCAATGGTTCAAAAGCCCCCAGGAATCAAACAGGAGCCAAAAGCTTCTGGCCAAATGCAGACAAGACCAGAGCCTCCAAGACCTATCCCTGGGAGGGGACGAGGTCAGCCCCCAGTGCCTGTTCAAGTGCCTGGACGTGGCCGTGGGCAGAGGGGCCGTGGAGTTTTTACAGGAGCAAACACGGTCCCGCTAGGGGAGGAGATGGCAGGAATGTCTTATGACTACATGCCACCCGAAGAGGACTCACGGATACCAGAAGATCAGGAAGAAAGTCACTGGGAAGATCCCTCATACGCGGAGTTTGCTTGTGAGGATTCTGAGGCGCCTACTGAAGAAATGTGGATGCCAGAGGAAGATCACTTCCAAACAGAGGAAGAGTATTATGAAGAGCCAATAGGAGGAATGCCTATGGGGAGAGGAAGGCCCCCAATGATGAGAGGAAGGCCCCCGATGATGAGAGGAGGGCCCTCGATGATGAGAGGTGGACCACCTATAGGTAGAGGAGGGCCCCCAATGATGAGAGGAGGCCCACCTATGGGTAGAGGAGGGCCCCCAATGATGAGAGGAGGCCCTCATATGGGTAGAGGTGGCCCTCATATGGGTAGAGGTGGACCACCTATGGGAAGAGGGGGTCCTCCAATGGGAAGAGGGGGTCCCCCaatgggaagaggaggaggaccacCTATGGGAAGAGGAGATCCAATGGACATGCACTGGGAAGGACCTGAGTCAGCTGAGTACTCGGAGGAAGTGGACCCTTACTGGGGAGAAAGGAGACCATTAATGAGAGGTATGAGACCCCCGTTTCCCCCTGGCCGTGGTCGCCCTCCACGTGGTCATCCTGGTTTCTTGCATCAAGGACGAGGACGCCCCCATCACCCCCCACATGGGCCAATGGATCATGACCCGTTAGGGCATGGAATGGACACTGATGATCCTGAGGCCGATGCAGCAGGACACCCCATGTACCATGGACATGACCCTCACAGCCATCCAATGCATCCTGATGTAGGAAGAGGTAGACGTGTGCCACCTCCACACCACGAAATGATGGATTCAATGGAGGAGCATATGTATGATGAAGGAATGGATGGATGGCAGCCACCACATGGCAGAGGACCTCCTCCGCCTCCACATGAGTTGATAGATaggggaggagtgaggaggagaccTATGGGAAGAGGGATGTGGCGGCCAGGTCCAACGCATGAAAAATTTGAAGAGGGGTATAATAAGGGTTTCGTTGAGGATTATGGCCATGGTGTTGACAGATTTAGCTGGCGGCCACCACAGGACGGTCCTCCTAATGAGGCCAAGTACTATGAGTCTGAATGGGACAGAGATCGTGCTCTACCTGAAAGGGACTATCCCCCCCACAGGCCTCCATCGGAGACCTTCAGGGATGGTCATTGgccagaggaaaaagaaaaaggtccCCCATATCAATTTGATGAGCATGAACGGGGAAGAGGAGAACTTAGGATCCGTGAATACAGGGAAGAGCCACCTTTCCGCCAGGAGGAGCCCCCGTTCCAACCATCACCTTCATCTGAATGGGATAGATCTTCAAGACTCCTTCAAGCACCAGAAAGAGGGTATCCACCTGAATTTGAAGATCGCAGACCTCGCTATGATGAGCACAGGGAAGAGCTTTCTTCTGATAAACGTCAACCACCAGCCCCGACTGCACCTGTCACAAACCTACCAGAGAGCTCAGTTGAACAAGCATCAGGAGCGGCCGGCGCTAATGTACTTGCTCTCTCCCAACGTCAACATGAGATCATCTTGAAAGCTGCTCAAGAGCTTAAACTGATAAG AGAACTGCAAGAGGGGAAGAACCCTGGTCCTGAACCCCAGCCTGCCCCAAGTGACATCTTGCCTGATCTTCCTGCTGGTCTCCTCGGTTTGGAGATCCCACCGGACGTCAGGAATGTTTTGAAG GGCATGAGTGCAGCTGGACTGACTGCTACAACTGAACCTGTGTCTTGGGATTCAAAGCATTCTGCCCGAGATTACCAGCCAGCCCTCCCTTCTGCTCACAAAGCTTCAATGATTCCAAAGACTGTGGAATATGGGCATGGACATG AGCCTGGTGCCACTGTTGAGCGGATGTCTTATGGTGAAAGAATTGTGCTGAGGCCTGACCCAGTGCAATCAGACAGGGGTTATGACAAAG AACCTCTTGGTCTCAGAGATCCTTATGGCAGAGACCCTTATTATGAAAGACGTTCTGACCCTTACATGGACCGTCGGGAGTACAGTAGAGAGAGGGACTTGTACAGAGAAAAGCCTCCACCTGAATATGAAAGAGATAGATTTGAGAGGGAGCGCTATCCTCCAAGAGAAAGAGATGACAG atCTCCACTGGCACCACATATACGCTCAGCGTTAAGGGATCGAGAGTGGGATCTTCGTGATCGTGACCGCAGTGGCAGTCGGGATCGAGATGAGCATTACGGAAGGCCTGGCTACGACAGACCTCCCTACGAGCGGGCCTCACTGGACCGCAGTGGGCCCGAGCGTTACAGTCACAGCACATCACCTTACG CGGAAAGAAGAAGTTATCCAGAGGACAGAGGGCCTCCCGTTGCACCCCctctaccaccaccacctcagCCCCCCCCACGAGTCGAGAAGAAGCCAGAAATCAAGAATATTGACGATCTCCTCAAACCACCTGGCAGATTATCTCGACCTGAAAGG ATAGTCATCATAATGAGAGGGCTTCCAGGAAGTGGAAAAAGCCATGTTGCAAAGCTCATACGG GACAAGGAAGTCGACTGTGGTGGTGCCCCCCCGAGAGTTCTTGTTTTGGACGACTATTTCATGACGGAGACTGAGAAAGTTGCGAAAGACCCAGACACGGGGAGGAGAGTGAAATCCAAG GGTCTTGAATACGAGTACGAGCCGGAGATGGAGGACACGTACAGGAGCAGCATGCTGAAGACATTTAAGAAAACTCTGGATGACGGCTTTTTCCCCTTCATCATTTTAGACACTGTTAATGACAGAGTCAAACATTTTGATCAGTTCTGGAGTGCAGCCAAAACTAAAGGCTTTGAG gtgtATCTGTCTGAAATCACTGCAGACAATCAGACTTGCTCAAAGAGGAATGTCCACGGGCGTTCGCTTAAGGATATAACGAAG ATGTCCAACAACTGGGAGCCTTCACCACGTCACATGGTGCGCTTAGATGTCCGGTCCCTGCTTCAGGATGCTGCTATAGAGGAG GTTGAAATGGAAGACTTCAACCCCGATGACGAGCCCAAGGAAcccaagagagaggaggaagaagagggagatcTG GGCTACATTCCAAAAAGCAAATGGGAGATGGACACGTCTGAAGCAAAACTTG ACAAGTTGGACGGTCTGGGGAGCAGCGGGAAGAGGAAACGTGAAGGTGAACACGCGGCAGACCTGGAAGACTATCTTCAGCTGCCAGACGACTATGCCACACGCATGTCTGAACCAGGAAAGAAACGG GTTCGATGGGCTGATCTTGAAGAGCAGAAAGAAGCAGATCGAAAGCGCGCGATCGGCTTTGTGGTGGGTCAAACGGACTGGGAGAGAATAACGGATGGGAGCGGCCAGCTGGCGCAAAAAGCTCTCAACCGTACCAAATATTTCTAA